From a single Rhinolophus ferrumequinum isolate MPI-CBG mRhiFer1 chromosome 15, mRhiFer1_v1.p, whole genome shotgun sequence genomic region:
- the ZDHHC7 gene encoding palmitoyltransferase ZDHHC7 yields the protein MPSSGHRLRDVEHHPLLTENDSYDSSSSSSSEADVADRVWFIRDGCGMICAVMTWLLVVYADFVVTFVMLLPSKDFWYSVVNGVVFNCLAVLALSSHLRTMLTDPGAVPKGNATKEYMESLQLKPGEVIYKCPKCCCIKPERAHHCSICKRCIRKMDHHCPWVNNCVGEKNQRFFVLFTMYIALSSVHALILCGLQFISCVRGQWTECSDFSPPITVILLIFLCLEGLLFFTFTAVMFGTQIHSICNDETEIERLKSEKPTWERRLRWEGMKSVFGGPPSLLWMNPFVGFRFRRLQTRPRKGGPEFSV from the exons ATGCCGTCATCAGGACACCGGCTCCGCGATGTCGAACACCATCCGCTCCTGACTGAAAATGACAGTTACGActcctcgtcctcctcttcctccgAGGCTGACGTGGCCGACAGGGTCTGGTTCATCCGCGACGGCTGCGGCATGATCTGCGCCGTCATGACGTGGCTTCTGGTTGTCTATGCAGACTTCGTGGTGACGTTTGTCATGCTGCTGCCTTCCAAAGACTTCTGGTACTCCGTGGTCAATGGGGTCGTTTTTAACTGCTTAGCGGTGCTCGCCCTGTCTTCTCACCTGAGAACCATGCTCACCGACCCC GGGGCAGTACCCAAAGGAAATGCTACTAAAGAATATATGGAGAGTTTGCAGCTGAAGCCCGGAGAAGTGATCTACAAGTGCCCAAAGTGCTGCTGTATCAAGCCTGAGCGCGCCCACCACTGCAG TATTTGCAAAAGATGTATTCGGAAAATGGATCATCACTGCCCGTGGGTGAACAATTGTGTAGGAGAAAAGAATCAGAGATTTTTTGTGCTCTTCACT ATGTACATAGCTCTGTCTTCAGTCCACGCTCTGATTCTCTGTGGGCTCCAGTTCATTTCCTGCGTCCGAGGGCAGTGGACTG AATGCAGTGATTTTTCACCTCCAATCACTGTAATCCTGTTGATCTTCCTGTGCCTTGAGGGTCTCCTGTTTTTCACCTTCACTGCAGTTATGTTTGGCACCCAGATCCACTCAATATGCAATGATGAAACG GAAATCGAGAGACTGAAAAGTGAGAAGCCAACTTGGGAACGGAGGCTACGATGGGAAGGGATGAAGTCTGTCTTTGGGGggcccccctccctcctctggatGAACCCCTTTGTTGGCTTCCGATTTAGGCGACTGCAAACGAGACCCAGAAAAGGAGGCCCAGAGTTCTCTGTTTGA